A section of the Campylobacter anatolicus genome encodes:
- a CDS encoding cytochrome c3 family protein, with protein sequence MKISKKLLVLIIFISGIIGFLVVLPVHYALKETSGDKFCVVCHEMDPMVIAYNDDIHSGKGATGVKAKCVDCHIPHDNLAKYVLTKAKNGIVEGYIHFFGDPDKIDWHKRLENKEKFVFDNGCMSCHTDILGNTASKPQAIKMHAHYEKLLRTDKELKCVSCHFDAGHSAKLRNYLEYWQPSYKIYEKKMMQMKIETKKAFFKDKYEPSKDEREFMDANKNKEKKSGHE encoded by the coding sequence ATGAAAATATCTAAGAAATTATTAGTGCTTATAATATTTATAAGTGGTATTATAGGCTTTTTAGTTGTCCTACCAGTTCACTATGCACTTAAAGAGACAAGTGGAGATAAGTTTTGCGTAGTATGTCATGAGATGGATCCTATGGTGATAGCTTACAACGATGATATACATAGTGGCAAAGGTGCAACTGGTGTAAAGGCTAAATGCGTTGATTGTCATATACCACACGATAACTTAGCTAAATATGTGTTAACTAAGGCTAAAAATGGTATAGTTGAAGGATATATTCACTTCTTTGGCGATCCTGATAAGATTGATTGGCATAAGAGGTTAGAGAATAAAGAGAAGTTTGTATTCGATAATGGTTGTATGAGCTGCCATACAGATATACTAGGCAATACAGCAAGTAAGCCACAAGCTATAAAGATGCACGCTCACTATGAGAAGTTATTAAGAACTGATAAAGAGCTAAAGTGTGTAAGTTGCCACTTTGATGCAGGGCACTCAGCTAAACTGAGAAACTATCTTGAATACTGGCAACCATCATATAAGATATATGAGAAGAAGATGATGCAGATGAAGATAGAGACTAAGAAGGCATTCTTTAAAGATAAGTATGAGCCGAGTAAAGATGAGAGGGAGTTTATGGACGCCAATAAGAATAAAGAGAAAAAGAGCGGACACGAATGA
- a CDS encoding cytochrome c3 family protein, protein MKKLNLIKPSFIYILACIFSFSLFAASTTNSAKSDLNVTKIVVSDELRAKYKIKPHHEHLAFDCIDCHSGQGDDPSKFKAIGDNGCMQCHKSKKLIAQRLNFMDTLKANPHNSVHDGPTLYCDECHFEHKESTNMCVECHEHEVPQWMGVTP, encoded by the coding sequence ATGAAAAAACTAAATTTAATAAAGCCATCATTTATATATATCTTAGCTTGTATATTCTCTTTTTCTTTGTTTGCAGCATCAACTACAAATAGTGCAAAAAGTGATCTAAACGTAACTAAGATAGTAGTATCTGATGAGCTTAGAGCTAAATATAAGATAAAGCCACATCACGAGCATTTAGCCTTTGATTGTATTGATTGTCATAGCGGACAAGGTGATGACCCAAGTAAATTTAAAGCCATAGGCGATAATGGATGTATGCAGTGTCATAAGAGTAAAAAGCTAATAGCACAGCGTCTAAATTTTATGGATACGCTAAAAGCAAATCCTCATAACTCAGTTCACGATGGCCCTACACTATACTGCGATGAGTGTCACTTTGAACATAAAGAGTCAACAAATATGTGTGTAGAATGCCACGAGCATGAAGTGCCACAATGGATGGGGGTAACACCATGA
- a CDS encoding TorD/DmsD family molecular chaperone encodes MQSNLRQNLSRSIYVEDLLRRLFLQELKSENLDEFLAIASNLSYKFKEHKFITELLKLKDDNDALDEARYEFNALFVGPRRPKAVPYESAYFDYKTIFGEKTMQVRGFYDSIGLKVQEEKFDKFPDDFIGFELQCLYFLSFKALKSFEVDLGDRALEFARVKAEFINTHAKMWFSEFANCVNNAAKLKIWLAFGEFLNLYLQNEIINLKSVTSIEKI; translated from the coding sequence ATGCAGTCAAATTTAAGGCAAAATTTAAGCCGTAGCATATATGTTGAAGATCTATTAAGACGGCTATTTTTACAAGAGCTTAAAAGTGAAAATTTAGATGAGTTTTTGGCTATTGCATCAAATTTAAGTTATAAATTTAAAGAACATAAATTTATAACAGAGCTTTTAAAGCTAAAAGATGACAATGATGCTTTAGATGAAGCTAGATATGAGTTTAATGCTCTTTTTGTTGGACCTCGTCGCCCAAAGGCTGTGCCTTATGAGAGTGCATATTTTGATTATAAGACTATTTTTGGTGAAAAAACTATGCAAGTTAGGGGATTTTATGATAGCATTGGACTAAAAGTGCAAGAGGAAAAATTTGATAAATTTCCTGATGATTTTATAGGATTTGAGCTACAATGTCTTTATTTTTTAAGCTTTAAAGCTTTAAAAAGTTTTGAGGTTGATTTAGGCGATCGAGCTTTGGAATTTGCTAGGGTAAAGGCAGAGTTTATAAACACTCACGCCAAGATGTGGTTTAGTGAGTTTGCAAACTGCGTAAATAACGCAGCAAAGCTTAAAATCTGGTTAGCTTTTGGAGAGTTTTTAAATTTATACTTGCAAAATGAGATTATAAATTTAAAGAGTGTAACCTCTATAGAAAAAATTTAA
- a CDS encoding disulfide bond formation protein B — translation MQEQETFGVNMAQNLKGNCNSRQSECYKNGSMIKEEEKIFFNLMSLAALILIALPVGIACIVLGFGMGDSPCVMCWAERITMIAIALIALFIVRYGVKPSYLAALILMACWGLFNGFIHYSIDGIFGGYLDIKQGFGLEILGAHTQLWVIVVNLCVFIFLAFIIFASKNLGEIMRKSQDGEYGKFIHYLPLGKLATLTFIVIVGANCLQAFITSGVPPYLGSSTPPRMSFDISKWFWEMDHWQSDLDFRFDWNPELPDLPN, via the coding sequence ATGCAAGAGCAAGAAACATTTGGTGTTAATATGGCACAAAATTTAAAAGGAAATTGTAACTCACGCCAATCAGAATGCTATAAAAATGGCAGTATGATAAAAGAAGAAGAGAAGATATTTTTTAACCTTATGTCATTAGCTGCACTAATCCTTATCGCACTTCCAGTCGGTATAGCTTGTATCGTGCTTGGTTTTGGTATGGGTGATAGTCCTTGTGTTATGTGCTGGGCGGAGCGTATCACGATGATAGCTATCGCTTTGATCGCACTTTTCATCGTTCGTTATGGCGTAAAGCCAAGCTACCTTGCTGCACTTATTTTGATGGCATGTTGGGGGTTGTTTAATGGCTTTATACATTATAGCATTGATGGCATATTTGGCGGATATCTTGATATAAAACAGGGCTTTGGACTTGAAATTTTAGGAGCTCATACACAGTTATGGGTTATTGTTGTAAATTTATGTGTCTTTATATTTTTAGCATTTATCATCTTTGCTAGTAAAAATTTAGGCGAGATAATGAGAAAATCTCAAGATGGTGAATATGGTAAATTTATACACTACTTGCCACTTGGCAAACTAGCAACGCTTACATTTATCGTAATAGTCGGTGCAAACTGCCTTCAGGCTTTCATCACATCAGGTGTGCCACCATATCTTGGCTCAAGCACTCCACCAAGGATGAGCTTTGATATAAGCAAATGGTTTTGGGAGATGGATCATTGGCAAAGCGATCTTGATTTTAGGTTTGATTGGAATCCAGAGCTTCCAGACCTACCAAATTAA
- a CDS encoding winged helix-turn-helix domain-containing protein: MKKIMLLSSDTELNLNLSAALWRFNFRITNFKSESEVFADFDSGNRYDLYVLETRAKNPNLALVKFLRENKNITPILMILDEAFPPIFKKIYYARVDGFIVKPFSHEEFTFHALKLCKVLFDSRFELKNGLTFEKDELCINSKNGKIYIGKKEGLFLEILAKNSPHVVTYDEIEHHLYKDDSLTAQDRLRSLLRELRKKVPNLEITTIRGVGYKLE; this comes from the coding sequence ATGAAAAAAATAATGCTACTATCAAGCGACACTGAGTTAAATTTAAATCTAAGTGCCGCCCTTTGGCGATTTAACTTTCGTATAACAAATTTTAAAAGCGAAAGCGAGGTATTTGCTGACTTCGATAGTGGCAACCGCTATGATTTATATGTGCTTGAAACAAGGGCTAAAAATCCAAATTTAGCCCTTGTTAAATTTTTACGTGAAAACAAAAATATAACTCCTATTTTGATGATATTAGACGAAGCTTTCCCACCTATATTTAAAAAAATTTATTATGCAAGAGTTGATGGTTTTATTGTTAAACCATTTTCGCACGAAGAATTTACATTTCATGCATTAAAGCTTTGCAAGGTATTGTTTGATTCAAGGTTTGAGCTTAAGAATGGCTTGACATTTGAAAAAGATGAACTTTGTATAAACAGTAAAAATGGCAAAATTTATATAGGTAAAAAAGAGGGGTTATTTTTAGAAATTTTAGCCAAAAACTCTCCACACGTAGTAACATACGATGAGATAGAGCACCATCTTTACAAAGACGATAGTTTAACAGCTCAAGATCGTTTACGGTCTTTACTACGCGAATTACGCAAAAAAGTACCAAATTTAGAGATTACTACAATACGTGGCGTGGGTTATAAACTAGAATAG
- a CDS encoding methylenetetrahydrofolate reductase, whose product MLRDKILNKHSGILLYGLTPPKAYLDVNELERIAGIWRDRVESIGVDGIVLYDIQNETDRTSDERPFEFLATIKPQIYYKDYLRTSVPAIIYSVVGNYNLKGFEKFIDSLEPNSLNVFVGASSSAVIPKLSLDNAYDLVKHSQKEINFGGICIPERHFKKGGEHIRVAMKTAQGCKFFISQAVYNLEHAKKFIDDYATLDCEKVPIIFTFTPCGSPKTLEFMKWLGVSIPAKFENALKNSQDILTLSVNLSLELFNFLYKYALSKGISVGANVESISTRKVEIEASLHLLDGIKNIIRNVNFSYRSESFKFLDYSSL is encoded by the coding sequence TTGCTAAGAGATAAAATTTTAAATAAACATTCAGGTATATTGCTCTATGGATTGACGCCACCGAAAGCATATTTAGATGTTAATGAGTTGGAGCGGATAGCTGGGATCTGGCGTGATAGAGTAGAGAGTATCGGCGTTGATGGTATTGTGCTATATGATATACAAAATGAGACGGATCGAACGAGTGATGAGCGTCCATTTGAGTTTTTAGCAACGATAAAACCGCAAATTTATTATAAAGATTACTTACGCACGAGCGTTCCAGCTATTATTTATAGTGTTGTTGGAAACTATAATCTAAAAGGCTTTGAGAAATTTATAGATTCGCTTGAGCCAAACTCACTAAATGTATTTGTTGGAGCTAGTTCTAGTGCTGTGATACCAAAGCTAAGTCTTGATAATGCTTATGACTTAGTTAAACACAGTCAAAAAGAGATAAATTTCGGTGGTATATGTATACCAGAACGCCACTTTAAAAAAGGCGGCGAGCATATACGTGTCGCTATGAAAACAGCACAAGGGTGTAAATTTTTTATCAGCCAAGCCGTGTATAACCTAGAACATGCTAAAAAATTTATAGATGATTACGCTACTTTAGACTGTGAAAAAGTGCCTATAATCTTTACATTTACACCATGTGGTAGCCCAAAAACACTTGAGTTTATGAAGTGGCTAGGCGTTAGCATACCAGCTAAATTTGAAAATGCTTTGAAAAATTCGCAGGATATTTTAACGTTATCAGTAAATTTAAGCCTTGAACTTTTTAACTTTTTATACAAATACGCACTTTCAAAGGGCATAAGTGTGGGGGCAAATGTTGAGAGTATATCAACGCGGAAAGTAGAGATAGAAGCCTCTTTGCATTTGCTTGATGGCATAAAAAATATAATAAGAAATGTAAATTTTAGCTATAGAAGTGAGAGTTTTAAGTTTTTAGACTATTCTAGTTTATAA
- a CDS encoding 4Fe-4S dicluster domain-containing protein, whose amino-acid sequence MKRKLGFLFDENFCIGCKACEVSCQVYHNQHPDINWRHVDMMLIHEDGIEKEMFITHSCHHCDNPACMDVCPVGAYEKLENGIVQPLHNKCIGCGYCLLACPYGSITKGFDGKAQKCNLCAEKIERGEEPACVAGCPCGVLKLVDSDVSDSAGMQKEMVGFKHFFTKPNIRFYPRMKRNEFIH is encoded by the coding sequence ATGAAACGAAAACTTGGATTTTTATTTGATGAAAATTTTTGCATAGGTTGCAAGGCGTGTGAGGTGTCTTGTCAAGTTTATCATAACCAACATCCAGATATCAACTGGCGACACGTCGATATGATGCTTATCCACGAAGATGGCATAGAAAAAGAGATGTTTATCACTCACTCTTGTCATCACTGCGATAACCCAGCCTGTATGGACGTCTGCCCGGTTGGAGCTTACGAAAAGCTTGAAAATGGCATCGTCCAGCCACTTCACAATAAATGTATCGGTTGTGGATACTGTCTGCTTGCATGTCCGTATGGCTCTATCACTAAAGGTTTTGATGGTAAAGCACAAAAGTGTAATCTCTGTGCCGAAAAGATTGAGCGTGGTGAAGAACCAGCGTGTGTAGCAGGATGTCCGTGCGGAGTGCTTAAACTAGTTGATAGTGATGTGAGCGATAGTGCTGGTATGCAAAAAGAGATGGTTGGATTTAAACACTTTTTTACAAAGCCAAATATTCGCTTCTATCCACGTATGAAACGCAATGAGTTTATACACTAA
- a CDS encoding Arm DNA-binding domain-containing protein, which translates to MQIMPSGTFIYELKSKSTGRYKRISLGVYPIIMARQKRLEFQKILASGDEPISKAIFYKL; encoded by the coding sequence GTGCAGATTATGCCAAGTGGGACATTTATATATGAGCTTAAGAGTAAAAGCACAGGTAGATATAAACGTATAAGTTTAGGAGTATATCCAATCATAATGGCAAGACAAAAAAGACTTGAATTTCAGAAAATTTTAGCAAGTGGCGATGAGCCGATTAGTAAAGCAATCTTTTACAAGCTTTGA
- a CDS encoding molybdopterin-containing oxidoreductase family protein produces MQRRSFLKGAGAGLAVASTTPSLFGMEQFEVDFNPKSYKNSNATYHHLTCPRNCRDACALIAEVVDGKMVGITGDPAHPLTQGTACVKGHTYAMHLYNADRIMYPMKRVGKKGEGKWERISWDQALKEIAARLTDIKEKFGGEALTEFVYSGNEGHISKTIAPGNFLEKYGATRLVRNPCDWPRYAGTPSVIGTDFSKDALEVDESDMYISWGSNESYTAVHWVRFAHRVKKRGGKIIVINTIRVPLANQADMFIQLKPSSDPAFCLAVCKVLIEEDLYDHEFVEKYTMGFDELVKECSLYTYGELAHMCGASVDQIKVFAREYAHAKAPAIMHGDGGQRHFNGARLVRAVTFLPVLVGSLTKLGGGLFWAYVHVKGCFNFDNCMPDLSPKDENGNKIKRQQISYVEFGKGIQKQGATYLDKPVPTPIKACIHYNSNLMVTAPNTNLIKKRIMDDDFFLVVIDPYDIDTCDYADYVLPGVTFMESEDIQNDQISGYVCYNAQSVKPLGEAKTNLEFFNALAKAMGYTEECFDWDSETVCRRFLDTEFAKKQNITYEKLKTIGWIKPFRTPETMKEQFPYYPYAPKDKLVFGTESGKAELYSKTFKEAGYHPVIDLNDDWDYYNEKFGKEYIKKYPLYFMTPGTQLQDNSNWGNMPYILKRVIVKGNAELFMTKEDMDARGIKDGDTVEATNEKGTAVFTAVQTSQMKPGICYAWNNIWVKVTKSRTGANILCSDGVSDLGNGSTYTASFCEVKKAAKQEMGA; encoded by the coding sequence ATGCAAAGACGTTCGTTTTTAAAGGGTGCTGGTGCAGGTTTAGCGGTTGCTAGCACCACACCATCACTTTTTGGTATGGAGCAGTTTGAAGTTGATTTTAACCCAAAATCATATAAAAACTCAAACGCTACCTATCATCATCTAACCTGTCCTAGAAATTGTCGAGATGCATGTGCACTTATAGCAGAAGTAGTTGATGGTAAGATGGTCGGCATCACCGGAGATCCGGCTCATCCACTCACACAAGGCACGGCCTGTGTTAAAGGCCATACATACGCTATGCACTTATATAACGCTGATCGCATAATGTATCCGATGAAGCGAGTTGGTAAAAAAGGCGAGGGAAAATGGGAGAGAATAAGCTGGGATCAAGCACTTAAAGAGATTGCAGCTAGACTTACTGATATAAAGGAAAAATTTGGTGGTGAAGCACTGACTGAGTTTGTCTATTCTGGTAACGAAGGGCATATCTCAAAGACTATCGCTCCTGGAAATTTTTTAGAGAAATATGGTGCGACAAGACTTGTTAGAAACCCTTGCGATTGGCCACGCTATGCTGGCACACCAAGCGTTATCGGCACTGACTTTTCAAAAGATGCACTTGAAGTTGATGAGAGTGATATGTATATAAGTTGGGGATCAAACGAATCCTATACTGCCGTTCATTGGGTCCGCTTTGCACATCGCGTTAAAAAAAGAGGTGGTAAGATAATCGTTATAAATACTATTCGCGTCCCACTAGCAAATCAAGCTGATATGTTTATCCAGCTAAAACCTTCAAGTGATCCAGCATTTTGTCTAGCGGTTTGTAAAGTGCTTATAGAAGAGGATCTTTATGACCATGAATTTGTAGAAAAATATACAATGGGCTTTGATGAGCTGGTAAAAGAATGCTCGCTTTATACTTATGGAGAGTTAGCACATATGTGCGGTGCAAGCGTGGATCAAATAAAAGTATTTGCTAGAGAATACGCTCACGCAAAAGCTCCAGCCATCATGCATGGTGATGGCGGACAAAGACACTTTAACGGTGCAAGGCTAGTTCGTGCGGTTACATTTTTACCTGTGTTAGTTGGCTCACTTACTAAGCTTGGTGGTGGGCTTTTTTGGGCTTACGTGCATGTAAAAGGTTGCTTTAACTTTGATAACTGTATGCCAGATCTATCGCCCAAAGATGAAAATGGTAATAAGATAAAACGCCAACAAATAAGCTATGTAGAATTTGGTAAAGGTATACAAAAGCAAGGTGCGACATATCTTGACAAACCAGTACCAACTCCTATAAAAGCCTGTATACATTATAATTCAAATTTAATGGTGACGGCACCAAATACGAATTTAATTAAAAAACGAATAATGGATGATGATTTCTTTTTAGTTGTTATTGACCCTTACGATATTGATACTTGTGATTATGCTGATTATGTGCTTCCAGGTGTTACATTTATGGAGAGCGAAGATATACAAAATGATCAAATTTCTGGCTATGTATGCTACAACGCACAAAGCGTGAAGCCACTTGGCGAGGCTAAGACAAATTTAGAGTTTTTTAACGCTCTTGCAAAGGCTATGGGGTATACAGAAGAGTGCTTTGATTGGGATAGCGAAACTGTTTGCAGACGCTTCCTTGATACGGAATTTGCCAAAAAGCAAAATATCACATATGAAAAGCTAAAGACTATCGGCTGGATCAAGCCATTTAGGACACCAGAGACGATGAAGGAACAGTTCCCATACTATCCTTATGCACCAAAAGATAAGTTAGTATTTGGCACTGAAAGTGGTAAGGCTGAGCTATACTCAAAGACCTTTAAAGAGGCTGGTTATCATCCAGTTATTGACCTTAATGATGACTGGGATTATTATAATGAAAAATTTGGTAAAGAGTATATCAAAAAATACCCACTTTACTTTATGACACCGGGTACGCAGCTACAAGATAATTCAAATTGGGGTAATATGCCTTACATACTAAAACGTGTTATAGTTAAAGGCAATGCTGAGCTATTTATGACTAAAGAAGATATGGACGCTCGTGGTATCAAAGATGGAGATACTGTTGAGGCGACAAATGAGAAAGGTACAGCGGTATTTACAGCAGTGCAGACATCTCAGATGAAGCCTGGGATTTGCTACGCGTGGAATAACATCTGGGTAAAAGTGACTAAATCTCGCACCGGTGCAAATATCCTTTGTAGTGATGGCGTGAGCGATCTTGGCAATGGCTCAACATATACGGCTAGTTTTTGCGAAGTCAAAAAAGCAGCCAAACAAGAGATGGGAGCATAA
- a CDS encoding flavocytochrome c — MANQISRREMLKISVVGAGALALSGVGASASALNEKDVKFDEEWDVIIVGSGFAGLAAGLTSAKKGNKVLIIEKMGRIGGNSVINGGGMAIPVNPVQAKEGIKDSKELFIADCLKAGLGINHPELLNTIADRAMDSYNFLIEQGVQFKDHNAHFGGHTVARSMLTTNDSGSGFIQPMLEKFEAIEGCKLARRVKFDDFILDDSGKVVGIAVREEYKFNPNLYSDDLENTSGTKKVYKAKKGVVLAAGGFCRDKAFRKLQDPRIPDDVDSTNHPGATAGVLLKAFEIGAYPVQVDWIQFGPWASPDEKGFGTAPILTQQGTFKYGIAVDIRTGKRFVNELADRKTRADAEFKILREAPGKYPITFGDDKCFRDLSEEIIQKGMASGKLVGVCATLDEIATKYGVPAAALKETVKKYNEGVKAKKDEFHKQESALFEINEAGPFYVIRLSPKPHHTMGGLKINEKAEVISAKTNKPIPGLYAAGEITGGTHGASRLGTVAITDCITFGMIAGETIG, encoded by the coding sequence ATGGCAAATCAAATCTCAAGACGTGAAATGCTAAAGATTAGTGTGGTAGGTGCTGGTGCTTTAGCACTTAGTGGTGTAGGTGCTTCAGCTTCTGCTTTAAATGAGAAAGATGTGAAGTTTGATGAGGAATGGGATGTTATCATTGTCGGTTCAGGCTTTGCTGGTCTTGCAGCTGGTCTAACATCTGCTAAAAAGGGTAACAAAGTCCTGATCATAGAAAAGATGGGTCGTATCGGCGGTAACTCAGTCATAAACGGTGGTGGTATGGCAATCCCTGTAAATCCAGTCCAAGCGAAAGAAGGCATAAAAGATAGCAAAGAACTATTTATAGCTGACTGCTTAAAGGCTGGTCTTGGTATAAACCACCCAGAGCTTTTAAATACTATTGCTGATCGTGCGATGGATTCTTATAATTTTTTAATAGAGCAAGGCGTTCAGTTTAAAGACCACAATGCACACTTTGGCGGACACACAGTTGCTCGCTCTATGTTAACTACAAACGACTCAGGCTCAGGCTTCATTCAGCCGATGCTTGAGAAATTTGAAGCCATTGAAGGTTGCAAACTAGCTCGTCGTGTTAAATTTGATGACTTTATCTTAGATGATAGCGGTAAAGTCGTTGGCATAGCTGTTAGAGAAGAGTATAAATTTAATCCTAATCTTTACAGTGATGATTTAGAAAATACAAGCGGAACTAAAAAAGTTTATAAAGCTAAAAAGGGCGTTGTCCTAGCGGCTGGTGGTTTTTGTCGCGATAAAGCCTTTAGAAAACTACAAGATCCGCGTATACCAGATGATGTTGATAGCACAAACCACCCAGGTGCAACAGCTGGCGTTTTATTAAAAGCATTTGAGATCGGTGCTTATCCGGTTCAAGTTGATTGGATTCAGTTTGGACCTTGGGCATCTCCAGATGAAAAAGGCTTTGGCACAGCTCCTATCTTAACTCAACAAGGAACATTTAAATATGGCATTGCTGTTGATATCCGCACAGGTAAACGTTTTGTGAATGAGTTAGCTGACCGAAAAACTCGTGCCGATGCTGAGTTTAAAATTTTACGCGAAGCTCCAGGTAAATACCCTATAACATTTGGTGACGACAAATGTTTTAGAGATCTAAGCGAAGAGATTATCCAAAAAGGTATGGCAAGTGGAAAACTAGTAGGTGTATGTGCTACTCTTGATGAGATCGCTACAAAATACGGCGTCCCAGCAGCAGCTTTAAAAGAGACAGTTAAAAAATACAACGAGGGTGTAAAGGCTAAAAAAGATGAATTTCACAAACAAGAAAGTGCATTGTTTGAGATCAATGAAGCTGGTCCATTCTATGTAATACGTCTATCTCCAAAACCACACCACACAATGGGCGGTCTAAAGATAAATGAAAAAGCAGAAGTTATCTCAGCTAAGACAAATAAACCTATCCCTGGCTTATACGCAGCTGGTGAGATAACAGGTGGAACACACGGTGCTAGCCGTCTAGGAACAGTAGCTATAACAGATTGTATCACATTTGGTATGATCGCTGGTGAAACTATAGGTTAA